One genomic region from Leptolyngbyaceae cyanobacterium JSC-12 encodes:
- a CDS encoding periplasmic protease (IMG reference gene:2510095473~PFAM: Peptidase family S41), with protein MPFLRVTQTTKFKVSTADSSTLPPTQVIEVPVGTSFNLKSYADAGSNHYRVQLAGKLGDRDTWHVYQLHVQIISDGAIDSSQSGPASAVSLRKFLSTVGDLSLSDRQLLVEQALILMERLYVHLPLKKAMHGIDPIQRLRLLQARLAETLENQMPSELQFHNEMTAIFTSVRDLHTNYLLPDPFSEAIAFLPFQVEEYFENKQPKYLVSKIFAGLNHPTFKPGIEVLYWNGTPIQREVELNADRQAGSNMAARLARGLEALTIRPLLISLPPSEEWVIVGYRTPDGQEQELRLYWQIFTPQASASTVDPNVLTLQATALGMDIQADATQQARKALFAPNIVAAEQRFAQAARPTDVPVQGLESRMPGIFRAQKVNTPSGSFGYIRIFSFNENDVDGFVAEFIRLIELLPQNGLIIDVRGNGGGVILNGERILQVLTPRFIEPERTEFINTPLTLEMVRLHSGDSRPYEDFDLTPWFASMNQAVKTGAVYSSGYPITAVESANNIGQKYCGPVVLIIDALCYSTTDIFAAGFQDHKIGPILGASDNTGAGGANVWTHELFQAVLETSSNSPLKPLPNGANMRASVRRTTRVGELAGTPVEDLGVIPNERHYMTRDDLLKGNVDLINRAASMLAKLPVYMISIKVNSKSGNALNATVTTKNLSRLDVYVNDRPQRSLDVQDGNTELQLPLPTGASTLELQGFAENKLVASRQVNL; from the coding sequence ATGCCATTTCTCAGAGTTACCCAAACCACAAAGTTTAAAGTCAGCACGGCGGACTCCTCCACATTGCCCCCTACTCAAGTCATCGAAGTTCCAGTTGGGACGAGTTTTAACCTCAAAAGCTATGCTGATGCTGGGTCAAATCATTACCGGGTACAGCTTGCGGGTAAGTTGGGCGATCGCGATACCTGGCACGTTTATCAACTCCATGTACAAATCATTTCCGATGGCGCGATTGACTCCAGCCAATCTGGACCTGCCTCTGCGGTTTCACTACGAAAATTTCTTTCAACCGTTGGTGATTTATCGTTGAGCGATCGCCAACTACTGGTTGAACAGGCACTCATCCTAATGGAACGCCTCTATGTTCATCTGCCGCTCAAAAAAGCCATGCATGGCATTGATCCCATTCAGCGCTTGAGACTACTCCAGGCGAGGTTAGCAGAAACCTTAGAAAATCAAATGCCCAGCGAACTTCAGTTCCACAACGAGATGACCGCCATCTTCACCTCTGTTCGCGACCTGCACACCAATTATTTGCTACCAGATCCATTTAGCGAAGCGATCGCTTTTCTGCCATTCCAGGTAGAAGAATACTTTGAGAACAAACAGCCCAAATACCTCGTTTCTAAAATCTTTGCTGGGCTTAACCACCCCACCTTTAAACCTGGCATAGAAGTACTGTATTGGAATGGCACCCCAATTCAGCGAGAAGTTGAACTCAATGCTGATCGTCAAGCTGGTAGCAACATGGCTGCCCGGCTTGCCCGCGGATTGGAAGCCCTGACCATCCGCCCCTTGCTCATCTCCCTGCCGCCCTCTGAAGAATGGGTGATCGTAGGCTACCGCACCCCCGATGGTCAAGAACAGGAGCTTCGCCTATACTGGCAAATCTTTACCCCGCAAGCCTCCGCCAGCACAGTTGATCCGAATGTACTCACCCTCCAGGCAACAGCGTTGGGAATGGATATTCAAGCCGATGCTACTCAACAGGCACGCAAAGCCCTCTTCGCTCCTAACATTGTTGCGGCAGAACAACGTTTTGCCCAGGCAGCTCGCCCAACCGATGTGCCAGTGCAGGGGCTGGAAAGCCGAATGCCAGGAATTTTTCGTGCTCAAAAGGTGAATACCCCCAGCGGCAGTTTTGGCTATATCCGCATCTTTAGTTTTAACGAAAATGATGTGGACGGATTCGTGGCAGAATTCATTCGCCTGATCGAACTATTGCCCCAAAATGGATTAATCATTGATGTGCGTGGTAACGGTGGCGGCGTTATTCTTAACGGGGAACGTATCTTACAAGTGCTAACGCCTCGCTTCATTGAACCAGAGCGGACAGAGTTTATTAACACCCCTCTGACATTAGAAATGGTGCGGCTGCATTCTGGTGATTCCCGTCCCTACGAGGATTTCGATCTGACGCCGTGGTTTGCGTCCATGAATCAGGCTGTGAAAACAGGTGCGGTGTATTCCAGTGGTTATCCCATTACGGCAGTGGAATCTGCGAACAACATTGGGCAGAAGTACTGCGGTCCCGTTGTACTAATCATTGATGCTCTCTGCTATAGCACTACGGATATTTTTGCGGCGGGATTCCAGGATCATAAGATTGGGCCAATTCTGGGTGCCAGCGATAACACGGGTGCAGGAGGTGCGAACGTCTGGACGCATGAGCTATTTCAGGCAGTCCTGGAAACTTCTTCCAATTCACCGTTGAAGCCATTGCCTAACGGTGCCAACATGCGGGCTTCGGTGCGCCGAACCACGCGGGTTGGGGAGTTAGCCGGAACACCCGTGGAAGACCTGGGTGTTATTCCCAATGAGCGGCATTACATGACCAGAGATGACTTGCTGAAAGGCAATGTGGACTTAATTAATCGGGCAGCTAGTATGCTTGCAAAGTTGCCAGTTTACATGATTTCAATCAAGGTAAATTCCAAGTCTGGAAATGCGCTTAATGCTACGGTGACTACGAAGAACCTGTCGCGGTTGGATGTGTATGTGAACGATCGCCCACAGCGATCGCTGGATGTGCAAGACGGCAACACCGAGTTACAATTACCACTTCCAACTGGAGCATCCACCCTGGAACTGCAAGGGTTTGCCGAAAACAAATTGGTAGCTTCTCGTCAGGTCAATTTGTAA
- a CDS encoding putative HAD superfamily hydrolase (IMG reference gene:2510095475~PFAM: haloacid dehalogenase-like hydrolase) — MSYSTLATDYDGTLATDGQVTEETLAALERWCEAGRRLIEQIVGVGDAENDLVFLTQCGYAVAVNNALPTVKQQVDWVTKGDRGTGVIELIHKLLN, encoded by the coding sequence ATGTCTTATTCCACCCTGGCGACAGATTATGACGGCACTCTGGCAACAGATGGGCAAGTCACAGAAGAGACTCTTGCTGCTCTGGAACGCTGGTGCGAAGCTGGGCGCAGGCTGATTGAGCAAATTGTTGGGGTTGGTGATGCGGAAAATGATCTCGTCTTTTTAACCCAGTGTGGCTATGCCGTAGCCGTGAACAATGCACTCCCAACCGTTAAGCAACAGGTGGATTGGGTGACGAAAGGCGATCGCGGTACGGGGGTAATTGAGCTAATTCACAAGTTACTGAATTGA
- a CDS encoding phospholipase/lecithinase/hemolysin (IMG reference gene:2510095474~PFAM: GDSL-like Lipase/Acylhydrolase~TIGRFAM: PEP-CTERM protein sorting domain): MWLYLLKLFQTLDIMTHSKTLSAIRNQIAMGALPLALVALTPSTAEAFQLTGLYVFGDSLSDIGNFYTFTNNQLPPSQLGYFNGRFSNGPVWVDYLAPNLGLTSNVRTNFAFPGSTTGTTNTTIPGVLPGLQQQISNFTQITPQADPDALYVLWAGANDYLGGQQTNPAIPVANLADAIQSLAGVGAKNFLVANLPDLGQVPLVRDRGPVVSQGATALSNGHNALLAQTLAILGNQLAPISVNLIPFDVNTVFNQAIANPAQFGLTNTSNACLFPSPILFPNTGGRPEPIAVCPNPNQYLFWDSLHPSTTAHAIVGEAAFQTLSASAIPEPPATAGMIIFGAMMTSLMVFKRKRRKAIAFDPTQSKMQ; encoded by the coding sequence ATGTGGCTTTATTTGCTCAAACTGTTTCAAACTTTGGATATAATGACTCACTCGAAAACGCTTTCTGCCATTCGCAACCAAATTGCGATGGGTGCTTTACCACTTGCTCTAGTTGCCCTGACTCCCTCAACCGCTGAAGCCTTTCAATTAACAGGGCTTTATGTATTTGGCGACAGTCTTTCTGACATCGGCAACTTCTACACCTTTACCAACAACCAGCTTCCACCTTCCCAGCTTGGCTATTTCAACGGACGGTTCTCTAATGGTCCTGTTTGGGTTGACTATCTTGCGCCTAACCTAGGGTTGACCTCTAATGTTAGAACCAATTTCGCTTTTCCAGGGTCAACCACTGGCACCACAAATACTACTATTCCGGGTGTCTTGCCTGGGTTACAGCAGCAAATCAGTAATTTTACTCAAATCACTCCGCAGGCAGACCCTGATGCGCTTTATGTTCTCTGGGCAGGAGCCAATGATTATTTGGGTGGACAACAGACCAACCCAGCAATCCCCGTGGCAAATTTGGCGGATGCGATTCAATCACTGGCAGGGGTTGGTGCAAAGAATTTCTTAGTGGCAAATTTGCCAGACCTGGGACAAGTGCCCCTCGTGCGCGATCGCGGTCCGGTGGTGAGTCAGGGAGCAACGGCTTTGAGCAATGGGCACAATGCTTTGTTGGCACAAACGCTGGCGATTCTGGGAAATCAGCTTGCACCCATTAGTGTGAACCTGATTCCGTTTGATGTGAATACTGTCTTTAATCAGGCGATCGCGAATCCGGCGCAGTTTGGATTAACGAATACAAGTAACGCTTGCCTATTTCCTTCACCGATTCTGTTTCCCAACACTGGAGGTCGTCCTGAACCGATTGCAGTGTGTCCAAACCCCAATCAGTATCTGTTCTGGGATAGTTTACATCCTTCAACGACTGCCCACGCCATCGTAGGAGAAGCCGCATTTCAAACTCTCAGCGCGTCTGCGATTCCTGAACCACCCGCAACGGCTGGCATGATTATATTTGGAGCAATGATGACGAGCCTCATGGTATTCAAACGCAAACGGCGGAAGGCGATCGCGTTCGATCCCACTCAGTCAAAGATGCAATAA
- a CDS encoding NurA domain-containing protein (IMG reference gene:2510095476~PFAM: NurA domain), translating into MPLKPSQILNLLKAKRADFDTFDKSALQALQLYRKALAEASQESEKTLQQQLGAFGLLDRGAEPLEPCAEFANWVMPAGLVWQNREESLMWVRDRLMDISTFAVDGSQIYPGKDLSIPIALVQIGWFENLHCADGRYEKDIAVDVMTPADLKATNSGDPVDRRVNMRRFQMETERLIQYMEDRAGCSECLAFLDGSLVVTFAEAFDEDTRNFYVKCVVRLLQASEHYRVPLIGYIDTTYARDLTVMLQRLFTLPEAPSLHDAPLLSRFMQWGDRTPLFRCRRFGILHQYPEKIADQILFAYLKAHDGFPVRVELPRWVYEAGMTDQVLDWVRGEIIIGGGYPYVIETADQTAVLKAEDRQAFFRLLQEWADSEELNLRLSRKMVSKTRRR; encoded by the coding sequence ATGCCACTCAAACCTTCTCAGATTTTGAATTTGCTCAAAGCTAAACGGGCAGATTTTGACACATTTGATAAATCGGCGCTTCAGGCGTTGCAGCTTTATCGTAAGGCACTGGCAGAGGCTTCGCAGGAATCAGAAAAAACGCTGCAGCAGCAGTTAGGTGCGTTTGGGTTGCTTGATCGCGGTGCGGAACCCCTGGAACCGTGTGCGGAGTTTGCCAATTGGGTAATGCCTGCGGGGTTGGTGTGGCAGAACCGAGAAGAGAGTTTGATGTGGGTGCGCGATCGCCTCATGGATATTTCCACTTTTGCCGTGGATGGTTCTCAGATTTATCCAGGTAAGGATTTATCAATTCCGATCGCGCTGGTGCAAATCGGCTGGTTTGAAAACTTGCATTGTGCCGATGGTCGTTATGAGAAAGATATCGCCGTGGATGTGATGACTCCGGCAGACCTCAAAGCTACCAACAGTGGTGATCCAGTGGATCGACGAGTGAATATGCGACGCTTCCAGATGGAAACCGAACGGCTGATTCAATACATGGAAGATCGGGCAGGCTGTAGTGAGTGTCTGGCATTTTTGGATGGCTCCCTAGTCGTAACCTTTGCTGAAGCATTTGATGAAGACACGCGCAACTTTTACGTTAAATGTGTGGTGCGCTTATTACAGGCAAGTGAACATTATCGGGTGCCACTGATCGGCTATATTGACACAACTTATGCCCGTGACCTGACAGTGATGCTGCAACGCTTGTTCACCCTGCCGGAAGCCCCTTCTCTGCACGATGCGCCATTGTTGAGTCGGTTCATGCAGTGGGGCGATCGCACACCCTTATTCCGTTGTCGTCGCTTCGGCATTTTGCACCAGTACCCTGAAAAAATTGCCGATCAAATTCTGTTTGCTTATCTCAAAGCCCACGATGGGTTCCCTGTTCGAGTAGAGTTGCCACGGTGGGTTTATGAAGCAGGTATGACTGATCAGGTTCTAGACTGGGTGCGGGGTGAAATTATTATTGGCGGTGGTTATCCTTATGTGATTGAAACAGCAGACCAAACTGCTGTGCTCAAAGCAGAAGATCGCCAAGCCTTCTTTCGCCTGTTGCAAGAATGGGCAGATTCCGAAGAACTCAACCTCCGCCTCTCCCGCAAAATGGTCAGCAAAACCCGCCGCCGCTGA